A single region of the Nomia melanderi isolate GNS246 chromosome 12, iyNomMela1, whole genome shotgun sequence genome encodes:
- the Amt2l gene encoding amt-2-like protein isoform X1, whose translation MVNSHPDEFEYTYYDDDRAEHHNGSLTFHVPSATSVRVVLVILLRVGFVLIHVGSVPVNNVNLILLQNVVDVCWATMAYAMVGYLIAYNGDGNGLIGEGYWIGDAAVDKDEALIGWSLVVIAAAICTSGVVGRMHTVGYLLMGFLLAGLVQPFLIHWIWTPGGWIKKNLLNGSAVRFRDYAGATVVHLVGGLSGLMGCVALGRRILRLSAIDDASIATGTSGTVFAGELMVFVGLQSLSMSNEKLRFGSKTDGHIYLNNLLAASSCSVLVVAFHFVFTGEEFNHWTVMRCVQATVAGLAMVSAGTDFYSPEIALALGAIGSIVFFLVSKMVFQSALEDYCNVAATHVACAFLGSFLAPLFDIDRNAEVTANLMQFFWQTICLLTVASTVAIVMYAFFISLESLGLLRNRSEHLNHSRANRAMETLEVPRRNFFRRLFRADEDPVYIQPGSTSDSARRPSVGIHAMKYQGEDAAVEKGRVVETKQPA comes from the exons ATGGTTAACTCTCATCCAGACGAGTTCGAGTATACCTACTACGACGACGATCGAGCGGAGCACCATAATGGCAGTCTAACTTTCCACGTACCGTCGGCGACTTCCGTCCGCGTCGTCCTGGTGATCCTGCTGCGCGTCGGTTTCGTGCTGATACACGTCGGTAGCGTGCCGGTGAACAATGTCAACCTGATACTGCTGCAGAACGTGGTGGACGTTTGCTGGGCGACGATGGCGTACGCCATGGTCGGTTACCTGATCGCCTACAATGGCGACGGGAATGGATTGATAGGGGAAGGATATTGGATAGGCGACGCGGCTGTCGATAAGGACGAAGCTTTAATTGGCTGGTCGCTCGTTGTTATCGCGGCAGCCATTTGCACCTCCGGCGTCGTCGGGAGGATGCACACCGTCGGTTATCTTCTGATGGGATTCCTGCTGGCTGGCTTGGTGCAGCCCTTCTTGATCCACTGGATCTGGACGCCCGGAGGGTGGATAAAGAAGAACCTGTTGAACGGAAGTGCGGTCAGGTTCAGGGACTACGCTGGAGCTACAGTCGTTCACCTGGTCGGCGGGCTGTCGGGGCTCATGGGCTGCGTCGCGCTGGGAAGAAGGATCCTCCGGTTGAGCGCTATAGATGACGCTAGCATCGCCACTGGTACCTCCGGCACTGTGTTCGCTGGTGAGCTGATGGTATTCGTTGGACTCCAG AGTCTGAGCATGTCGAACGAGAAACTCCGGTTCGGAAGCAAAACCGACGGCCACATCTATCTGAACAACTTGCTAGCCGCGTCTTCGTGCAGCGTGCTGGTCGTAGCTTTCCATTTCGTGTTCACCGGGGAGGAGTTCAATCATTGGACGGTAATGAGATGCGTCCAAGCCACGGTAGCTGGTCTGGCGATGGTATCGGCCGGAACGGATTTCTACTCGCCCGAGATAGCGCTAGCGTTGGGCGCGATAGGGAGCATCGTCTTCTTCTTGGTCTCGAAAATGGTGTTCCAGAGCGCGTTGGAGGATTATTGCAACGTCGCCGCTACCCACGTCGCCTGCGCGTTTTTGGGCAGCTTCTTGGCTCCTCTGTTCGATATCGACCGGAATGCAGAGGTTACGGCGAATTTGATGCAATTCTTCTGGCAGACGATCTGCCTTCTCACTGTAGCCTCGACTGTCGCGATTGTCATGTATGCTTTCTTCATTTCGCTGGAAAGCTTGGGTCTGCTTAGAAACCGGTCGGAACACTTGAATCATTCGAGGGCGAACAGAGCGATGGAGACTCTCGAGGTTCCTCGGAGGAATTTCTTTCGGAGGCTTTTTCGCGCCGACGAGGATCCCGTTTATATCCAgccgggatcgacgtcggactcTGCCAGGCGACCGAGCGTTGGTATCCACGCGATGAAGTACCAAGGCGAGGACGCTGCCGTCGAGAAGGGCAGAGTGGTGGAAACGAAACAGCCCGCGTAG
- the Amt2l gene encoding amt-2-like protein isoform X2 has product MVNSHPDEFEYTYYDDDRAEHHNGSLTFHVPSATSVRVVLVILLRVGFVLIHVGSVPVNNVNLILLQNVVDVCWATMAYAMVGYLIAYNGDGNGLIGEGYWIGDAAVDKDEALIGWSLVVIAAAICTSGVVGRMHTVGYLLMGFLLAGLVQPFLIHWIWTPGGWIKKNLLNGSAVRFRDYAGATVVHLVGGLSGLMGCVALGRRILRLSAIDDASIATGTSGTVFAESEHVERETPVRKQNRRPHLSEQLASRVFVQRAGRSFPFRVHRGGVQSLDGNEMRPSHGSWSGDGIGRNGFLLARDSASVGRDREHRLLLGLENGVPERVGGLLQRRRYPRRLRVFGQLLGSSVRYRPECRGYGEFDAILLADDLPSHCSLDCRDCHVCFLHFAGKLGSA; this is encoded by the exons ATGGTTAACTCTCATCCAGACGAGTTCGAGTATACCTACTACGACGACGATCGAGCGGAGCACCATAATGGCAGTCTAACTTTCCACGTACCGTCGGCGACTTCCGTCCGCGTCGTCCTGGTGATCCTGCTGCGCGTCGGTTTCGTGCTGATACACGTCGGTAGCGTGCCGGTGAACAATGTCAACCTGATACTGCTGCAGAACGTGGTGGACGTTTGCTGGGCGACGATGGCGTACGCCATGGTCGGTTACCTGATCGCCTACAATGGCGACGGGAATGGATTGATAGGGGAAGGATATTGGATAGGCGACGCGGCTGTCGATAAGGACGAAGCTTTAATTGGCTGGTCGCTCGTTGTTATCGCGGCAGCCATTTGCACCTCCGGCGTCGTCGGGAGGATGCACACCGTCGGTTATCTTCTGATGGGATTCCTGCTGGCTGGCTTGGTGCAGCCCTTCTTGATCCACTGGATCTGGACGCCCGGAGGGTGGATAAAGAAGAACCTGTTGAACGGAAGTGCGGTCAGGTTCAGGGACTACGCTGGAGCTACAGTCGTTCACCTGGTCGGCGGGCTGTCGGGGCTCATGGGCTGCGTCGCGCTGGGAAGAAGGATCCTCCGGTTGAGCGCTATAGATGACGCTAGCATCGCCACTGGTACCTCCGGCACTGTGTTCGCTG AGTCTGAGCATGTCGAACGAGAAACTCCGGTTCGGAAGCAAAACCGACGGCCACATCTATCTGAACAACTTGCTAGCCGCGTCTTCGTGCAGCGTGCTGGTCGTAGCTTTCCATTTCGTGTTCACCGGGGAGGAGTTCAATCATTGGACGGTAATGAGATGCGTCCAAGCCACGGTAGCTGGTCTGGCGATGGTATCGGCCGGAACGGATTTCTACTCGCCCGAGATAGCGCTAGCGTTGGGCGCGATAGGGAGCATCGTCTTCTTCTTGGTCTCGAAAATGGTGTTCCAGAGCGCGTTGGAGGATTATTGCAACGTCGCCGCTACCCACGTCGCCTGCGCGTTTTTGGGCAGCTTCTTGGCTCCTCTGTTCGATATCGACCGGAATGCAGAGGTTACGGCGAATTTGATGCAATTCTTCTGGCAGACGATCTGCCTTCTCACTGTAGCCTCGACTGTCGCGATTGTCATGTATGCTTTCTTCATTTCGCTGGAAAGCTTGGGTCTGCTTAG